Proteins encoded in a region of the Vicia villosa cultivar HV-30 ecotype Madison, WI linkage group LG5, Vvil1.0, whole genome shotgun sequence genome:
- the LOC131601319 gene encoding chlorophyll a-b binding protein CP29.2, chloroplastic-like: MATATAAATSSFIGTRFREVQSSTFRVQAKFGGFGFGKKKAAPKKPSRSAPTTDRPLWFPGAKSPEYLDGSFVGDYGFDPFGLGKPAEYLQFDLDSLDQNLAKNLAGDVIGTRTEFEDVKSTPFQPYTEVFGLQRFRECELIHGRWAMLATLGALTVEWLTGVTWQDAGKVELVEGSTYLGQPLPFSITTLIWIEVLVIGYIEFQRNAELDSEKRLYPGGKFFDPLGLAADPEKKATLQLAEIKHARLAMVAFLGFAVQAAATGKGPLNNWATHLSDPLHTTIIDTFSSS; encoded by the exons ATGGCAACAGCCACCGCCGCTGCCACTTCCTCCTTCATCGGAACTCGTTTCCGTGAAGTCCAATCCAGTACCTTCCGAGTACAAGCCAAATTCGGCGGATTCGGATTTGGGAAGAAGAAAGCCGCACCGAAGAAACCGTCACGCTCGGCTCCAACCACCGATCGTCCGTTATGGTTCCCCGGAGCAAAGTCGCCGGAGTATCTAGACGGAAGCTTTGTCGGCGATTACGGTTTCGATCCATTTGGTTTGGGGAAGCCAGCTGAGTATTTGCAATTTGACCTTGATTCGCTTGATCAGAATCTGGCGAAGAATCTCGCCGGAGATGTGATCGGAACTAGGACGGAGTTTGAGGATGTTAAGTCGACGCCGTTTCAGCCTTATACTGAGGTTTTTGGACTTCAGAGGTTTAGAGAATGTGAGTTGATTCATGGTAGGTGGGCCATGCTTGCTACTCTTGGTGCTCTTACTGTTGAATGGCTTACCGGAGTTACATGGCAAGACGCCGGAAAG GTGGAGCTAGTGGAAGGATCAACATATCTTGGACAACCACTTCCATTCTCAATCACAACATTGATTTGGATAGAAGTTCTAGTTATCGGATACATCGAATTCCAGAGGAACGCCGAGCTTGACTCCGAAAAGAGACTATACCCTGGCGGAAAATTCTTCGACCCACTTGGTTTAGCAGCTGATCCAGAGAAGAAAGCAACACTTCAATTGGCTGAAATCAAACATGCTCGTCTTGCTATGGTTGCTTTCCTTGGTTTTGCTGTGCAAGCTGCTGCTACTGGTAAAGGACCTCTTAACAATTGGGCTACACATTTGAGTGATCCTCTTCACACTACCATCATTGATACCTTTTCTTCCTCTTAG
- the LOC131601320 gene encoding probable pyridoxal 5'-phosphate synthase subunit PDX2: MAVVGVLALQGSFNEHIAALRRLGVKGVEIRKPEQLLTVNSLIIPGGESTTMAKLAEAFNLFPALREFVQMGKPVWGTCAGLIFLANKATGQKTGGQELVGGLDCTVHRNFFGSQIQSFETELQVPELVSKEGGPETFRGVFIRAPGILNVGPDVQVLADYSVPSDKVLSSDSSVEGEKENAEEANKVIVAVRQGNILATAFHPELTADTRWHSYFLKMGSLVGKEASSSIVPEQVAQVGTSFKQPSQHDLPIFQ, encoded by the exons ATGGCCGTCGTTGGTGTTCTCGCTTTACAGGGATCTTTCAACGAACACATAGCAG CTCTCAGAAGATTAGGTGTTAAAGGCGTTGAGATTCGAAAACCTGAACAGCTTCTCACCGTTAATTCGTTAATCATCCCTGGTGGTGAAAGTACCACCATGGCTAAACTCGCTGAGGCTTTCAACCTG TTTCCGGCTTTGCGAGAGTTTGTGCAAATGGGAAAGCCAGTTTGGGGAACCTGTGCAGGACTAATTTTCCTGGCTAATAAAGCTACAG GACAGAAGACTGGTGGACAAGAACTTGTTGGTGGACTTGATTGTACTGTACACAGAAATTTCTTTGGCAGCCAG ATTCAAAGCTTTGAGACAGAGCTTCAAGTACCTGAGCTTGTGTCCAAGGAAGGGGGTCCTGAAACATTCCGTGGAGTTTTTATTCGTGCCCCAGGAATTCTTAATGTAGGGCCAGATGTTCAAGTCCTAGCTGATTATTCTGTACCTTCTGACAAAGTACTGAGTTCTGATTCCTCTGTAGAAGGCGAAAAG GAGAATGCTGAAGAAGCTAACAAAGTTATAGTTGCTGTGAGACAAGGGAACATACTAGCAACTGCTTTTCATCCTGAATTGACAGCTGATACTCGATG GCATAGTTATTTCTTAAAGATGGGAAGTTTGGTTGGAAAAGAGGCCTCAAGTAGCATTGTTCCAGAACAAGTTGCACAAGTCGGTACAAGTTTTAAGCAACCATCCCAGCACGATCTTCCTATCTTTCAGTAG